Proteins encoded by one window of Coleofasciculus sp. FACHB-1120:
- a CDS encoding TPM domain-containing protein, whose protein sequence is MAPITVVELRSLMLKQIALAGFASFTVVAFPIVSKALTVQEVPNPRQMNGGWVTDMADMLSPATEAQLNQIISDLEAKNSTEIAVVTVPETAPSATPKAFATSLFNYWGIGKKGRDNGVLLLISQRERRVEIETGYSIESILPDARVSKIIQQEIAPRFK, encoded by the coding sequence ATGGCACCCATTACAGTTGTTGAGTTGCGATCGCTTATGCTCAAACAAATTGCTCTTGCTGGTTTTGCGAGTTTCACTGTTGTTGCCTTCCCAATCGTCAGCAAGGCTTTAACCGTTCAGGAAGTTCCCAATCCCCGGCAAATGAATGGTGGCTGGGTGACAGACATGGCAGATATGCTCAGTCCGGCGACGGAAGCACAACTCAACCAGATCATCTCAGATTTAGAGGCAAAAAATAGCACTGAAATCGCGGTAGTGACGGTGCCAGAGACTGCACCTTCTGCTACTCCTAAAGCGTTCGCTACGTCGCTATTTAATTACTGGGGTATTGGCAAGAAAGGTCGGGACAACGGGGTGCTGTTACTGATTTCCCAGCGGGAACGCCGCGTAGAAATCGAAACAGGTTACAGTATCGAGTCGATTCTCCCCGATGCGCGTGTTAGCAAAATTATCCAACAAGAGATCGCGCCGCGATTTAAGTAG
- a CDS encoding homoserine dehydrogenase — MAFKIGLLGLGTVGTGTAQILLDPQGRHPLLQEIEVYRVGVRSLEKPRFVEMPENLLTTDLESIVTDPHVDIVVEVMGGLEPARSLILKAIANGKHVVTANKAVISRYGDEIFTAANQAGVYVMLEAAVGGGIPVIQPLKQALSVNRIHSVTGIVNGTTNYILSRMQTEGGEFSEILADAQQLGYAEADPTADVDGLDAADKMAILASLAFGGRIKLPEIYCEGISKVSAADIAYAEKLGFTIKLLAIAKQDLPAPEKETPGRETRNGASLQVRVHPTLVPKTHPLASISGVYNAILVEGEPIGQVMFYGRGAGSGPTASAVVSDILNIAGILKSGGDAAKLHPLLSCSHQDYCAIAPMEELVTRFYARFLTRDRPGVIGKLGTSFGNHQVSLESVVQTGIHGELAEIVVVTHDVREGNFRQALDEIRTLDTIDSIPSILRVL; from the coding sequence GTGGCTTTTAAAATCGGATTATTAGGACTGGGGACAGTCGGCACGGGTACGGCACAAATTTTGCTAGATCCGCAAGGGCGTCATCCGCTGCTGCAAGAAATAGAAGTTTATCGGGTAGGAGTGCGATCGCTAGAGAAGCCTCGATTCGTGGAAATGCCAGAAAACTTGCTGACGACCGATTTGGAATCGATTGTCACCGATCCCCATGTAGACATTGTGGTGGAGGTGATGGGAGGCTTAGAACCCGCGCGGTCGCTCATCCTCAAAGCGATCGCCAATGGTAAGCACGTTGTCACGGCAAATAAGGCGGTTATTTCTCGCTACGGCGATGAAATTTTCACAGCGGCGAATCAAGCAGGCGTCTATGTGATGCTAGAGGCAGCCGTTGGGGGCGGCATCCCGGTGATTCAACCTCTGAAGCAGGCGCTGAGTGTTAACCGGATTCATTCGGTGACTGGCATTGTCAATGGCACCACGAATTACATCCTCAGTCGGATGCAAACCGAGGGGGGTGAATTTAGCGAGATTCTGGCAGATGCCCAGCAGTTGGGTTATGCAGAAGCCGATCCGACGGCTGATGTCGATGGTTTAGATGCTGCTGATAAGATGGCGATTTTGGCGTCCTTAGCGTTTGGGGGACGCATCAAGCTGCCAGAAATCTATTGTGAAGGGATTTCTAAGGTCAGCGCCGCCGATATTGCCTATGCGGAAAAACTCGGCTTTACGATCAAATTATTAGCGATCGCTAAACAAGATTTACCGGCACCGGAGAAAGAAACTCCAGGCAGAGAAACGAGAAATGGTGCGTCTCTACAAGTCAGAGTTCATCCGACTCTCGTACCCAAAACTCACCCGCTTGCCAGTATTAGCGGTGTCTATAACGCAATTCTCGTAGAAGGGGAACCGATTGGGCAGGTGATGTTTTACGGACGTGGGGCGGGTTCCGGCCCCACTGCCAGCGCCGTTGTCTCGGATATTTTAAATATTGCTGGCATTTTGAAAAGTGGTGGAGATGCTGCCAAACTGCATCCCCTGTTAAGCTGTTCCCATCAAGATTACTGCGCGATCGCCCCGATGGAGGAGCTAGTCACGCGGTTTTACGCTCGTTTCTTGACACGGGATCGTCCGGGCGTTATTGGTAAGTTGGGCACCAGTTTCGGCAACCATCAGGTGAGTCTTGAATCTGTGGTGCAAACCGGCATCCACGGCGAACTTGCCGAAATTGTCGTCGTGACTCACGATGTTCGGGAAGGCAACTTTCGACAAGCCCTAGATGAAATTCGCACGTTAGATACGATAGACAGTATTCCCAGCATTTTGCGAGTTTTATGA
- a CDS encoding M23 family metallopeptidase, translating to MNKQMRDKKQKFGLSFLFLSFPICSAGILPALRGMVFLLVLAASTKLATADEIFAAPPAVPPSSTEGTPRRTEQLCPTPALDRIINHKIAPGETLQSIASQYNLISATLMSLNPSLRQGKAPVGTKILIPPYNGIRVQVPAGKTWQEVAKTYRIRADVLYEVNGCQKNPRVVFIPGVNWSPASLSGRNNQKLAQYPLPATTAIALSYGWQLNPRSNQVAFHSGIDLLAEVGTPVLAVDKGTVAFIGDRGDSGNLVVINHPGGRQTRYAHLATIDVSLGEQVNQGDVLGTVGTTGLPDVDKPHLHFELRYNSNLGWVAQDPQPYLQQVTVNR from the coding sequence ATGAACAAGCAGATGAGAGACAAGAAGCAGAAATTCGGTCTTTCTTTCCTGTTTCTCTCGTTCCCAATCTGTAGCGCAGGCATCTTGCCTGCCTTACGGGGAATGGTTTTTTTGCTTGTTTTAGCAGCGTCAACAAAATTGGCTACCGCTGATGAGATTTTCGCTGCACCTCCCGCGGTACCTCCCTCATCAACGGAGGGAACACCCAGAAGGACGGAGCAACTTTGCCCAACGCCAGCTTTAGATCGCATCATTAACCATAAGATTGCTCCTGGCGAGACACTACAGAGCATTGCCAGTCAATACAATCTCATCTCTGCTACCCTCATGAGCCTGAATCCGTCTTTGCGGCAAGGCAAAGCACCCGTAGGGACAAAAATTTTGATTCCTCCTTACAATGGCATTCGCGTCCAAGTTCCTGCTGGGAAAACGTGGCAAGAGGTAGCCAAAACCTACCGAATTCGTGCCGATGTACTCTATGAGGTAAACGGTTGCCAGAAAAATCCGAGAGTTGTATTCATTCCTGGGGTAAATTGGTCGCCTGCAAGTCTGTCTGGACGTAACAACCAGAAACTAGCCCAGTATCCCTTACCCGCAACGACTGCGATCGCACTGAGTTATGGTTGGCAGCTAAATCCTCGTAGCAATCAAGTTGCTTTTCACAGCGGTATCGATTTGTTGGCAGAAGTCGGAACACCCGTGCTAGCAGTGGATAAGGGAACTGTAGCCTTTATTGGCGATCGCGGAGATTCTGGCAATTTAGTCGTCATTAATCATCCGGGAGGACGCCAAACTCGTTATGCTCACCTTGCAACAATCGATGTCAGTCTTGGTGAACAAGTTAACCAGGGAGATGTCCTGGGAACGGTTGGTACCACAGGACTCCCTGACGTAGACAAACCCCACCTGCATTTTGAGTTGCGCTACAACTCGAATTTAGGCTGGGTGGCACAAGATCCACAACCTTATCTTCAGCAAGTAACTGTTAATAGATAA